A section of the Verrucomicrobiota bacterium genome encodes:
- a CDS encoding NAD(P)-dependent oxidoreductase, producing the protein MKSPSKQIGLVGLGLMGSALAERFLKSGFALIGFDVNAARRRALKTLGGKPLDSVAKVAAACGRIVFSLPTTEVVAEVIREMGDKLRPSSIIVDTTTGEAEETVRLGAKLAKRRIHYLDATVVGNSEQVRTGDVIVLAGGTRPSVAACRDVFESFARQTFQVGPCGSGSRMKLVVNLVLGLNRAGLAEGLAFAEAAGVSPKRALEILKSSAAYSRVMDTKGSKMLRSDFKPQARLSQHLKDVRLILSLGRKAGAKLPLSKQHSKLLEQVEAAGGGDLDNSAIIKAFK; encoded by the coding sequence GTGAAAAGCCCGTCGAAGCAAATCGGTTTGGTTGGCCTCGGTTTGATGGGCAGCGCCCTCGCCGAACGATTTTTGAAATCCGGTTTTGCGCTAATCGGTTTCGACGTGAACGCCGCTCGACGGCGTGCGCTGAAGACACTTGGCGGGAAACCGCTCGACTCAGTTGCAAAAGTGGCTGCGGCGTGCGGGCGAATCGTTTTCTCACTACCGACGACCGAGGTCGTCGCCGAGGTGATTCGTGAGATGGGGGACAAATTGCGCCCCAGCTCCATAATTGTCGACACGACCACTGGCGAAGCCGAAGAAACTGTGCGGCTGGGCGCAAAGCTGGCAAAGAGGCGCATCCACTACCTGGATGCCACCGTCGTCGGTAACAGCGAACAGGTTCGTACTGGGGATGTAATTGTATTGGCTGGCGGCACACGACCATCGGTGGCCGCGTGCCGCGACGTCTTCGAAAGCTTTGCGCGTCAAACTTTTCAGGTCGGGCCATGCGGCAGCGGTTCGCGGATGAAACTGGTCGTTAATCTGGTGCTCGGTTTGAACCGCGCGGGACTCGCCGAAGGACTTGCCTTCGCCGAAGCCGCAGGCGTTTCACCAAAGCGCGCGTTGGAAATTCTAAAGTCCAGCGCGGCCTATTCTCGCGTGATGGACACGAAGGGAAGCAAGATGCTCAGGAGTGATTTCAAGCCGCAAGCCAGGCTCTCACAGCATCTCAAAGACGTGCGGTTGATTCTTTCCCTGGGCCGGAAGGCTGGCGCGAAACTGCCGCTGTCCAAACAACATAGCAAGTTGTTGGAACAAGTCGAAGCCGCGGGCGGTGGCGATTTGGACAACAGCGCGATCATCAAGGCGTTCAAATGA
- a CDS encoding MFS transporter gives MSNDSSTSFQAQLRYTVLAAGFLGWLCAGVQLGLMPLASLSVSRDLMGGAFNDADAGDWFARYTASIMLGAAIGGIVLGWLGDRIGRAKAMGCSILCYSIFGGAGYFVTNQEQLLLLRFLTGLGIGGMWPNGVALVSEFWSDVSRPMLAGLLGTSANIGVFVMSQLGTFRKVTPDSWRWLMLVTALPVILGLISLWFVPESPAWLSTRSKDKTKMSKSPLAELFHPPLLRLTLIGICLGAIPLIGAWGASKWMIPWADKIGGAAQPGYKATTQAYWAVGAALGSLLGGHLANLMGRRLTYFLISLGSVTATVSIYVFLKPLDTVFLPCVFVQGFISTLFFGWLPLYLPELFPTRVRASGTGVSYNFGRFASAAGVLGAGALMQVFEGDYARVGVITSLIYAVGMVIIWFAPDTTGKSLRD, from the coding sequence ATGAGCAACGACTCTTCAACTTCGTTCCAGGCCCAACTGCGTTACACTGTGCTCGCAGCCGGTTTTCTCGGCTGGCTCTGTGCCGGCGTGCAACTCGGACTCATGCCGCTGGCGTCGCTCTCGGTCTCGCGAGATTTGATGGGCGGGGCATTCAACGACGCGGATGCCGGCGATTGGTTTGCCCGCTACACCGCGTCGATCATGCTCGGCGCGGCCATCGGCGGCATTGTTTTGGGCTGGTTGGGCGACCGCATCGGAAGGGCAAAGGCCATGGGCTGTAGCATTCTTTGCTATTCGATTTTCGGTGGCGCGGGTTATTTCGTGACTAACCAGGAGCAATTGCTGTTGCTGCGCTTTCTCACCGGACTCGGCATCGGAGGCATGTGGCCGAACGGCGTGGCCCTTGTGTCGGAGTTCTGGTCGGACGTGTCGCGCCCAATGCTGGCCGGTTTGTTGGGGACGTCGGCGAACATCGGTGTGTTCGTGATGTCGCAACTCGGCACGTTCCGCAAAGTCACTCCCGATTCATGGCGCTGGCTCATGCTTGTCACCGCGCTCCCGGTAATCCTCGGACTGATTTCACTCTGGTTCGTACCGGAATCACCGGCGTGGTTGTCAACCCGCTCGAAGGATAAAACTAAAATGTCCAAGTCGCCGCTTGCCGAGTTATTTCACCCGCCGCTGCTGCGGCTGACGCTGATCGGCATCTGTCTCGGCGCGATCCCGCTGATCGGCGCGTGGGGCGCGAGCAAATGGATGATCCCTTGGGCGGACAAAATTGGCGGCGCGGCTCAACCCGGCTACAAAGCCACGACCCAGGCGTATTGGGCGGTGGGGGCTGCGCTCGGTAGTTTGCTCGGCGGACATCTGGCCAACCTGATGGGCCGTCGGCTCACCTATTTTCTCATCAGCCTCGGCTCAGTGACCGCCACGGTCAGCATCTATGTGTTTCTGAAACCGCTGGACACCGTGTTTCTGCCATGCGTTTTTGTTCAAGGCTTCATCTCCACGCTTTTCTTCGGCTGGCTGCCGCTCTATTTGCCGGAGCTTTTTCCAACGCGCGTGCGGGCGAGCGGCACAGGCGTGAGTTACAACTTCGGTCGCTTCGCGTCAGCGGCAGGCGTGCTCGGAGCCGGCGCGTTGATGCAAGTTTTCGAAGGGGATTACGCGAGGGTCGGCGTCATCACCAGTCTGATCTACGCCGTTGGCATGGTGATCATCTGGTTCGCGCCGGACACGACGGGAAAAAGTTTGCGGGACTAA
- a CDS encoding aldo/keto reductase: MTVPMLNTRSLGSTGLRISEISFGAGPVAALMTSKARGAQLKTIRRALEVGINWFDTAATYGDGHSETNLGAALRELGALEKVHIATKVRLTEQQLGNVGEAVKSSVAASLKRLGVPRITLIQLHNSITPNRGDQPTSITPRDVLRKASVLDAFLKLKADGIVENFGLTGLGDGLSIREVIAEGDWTTLQVPFHILGPRRSEGDWIATCAQRGIAVLAIRVFAGGALVGQPPSAHTLQTKFFPLELYQRDQHRAAQLAALLPPGTSLKEASIRYVLGDAQISTALIGFAGPEQLDEAVGFAQAGPLPPALLENLFA, translated from the coding sequence ATGACCGTTCCGATGCTCAACACCCGCTCGCTTGGTTCGACGGGTCTTCGCATTTCCGAAATCTCGTTCGGCGCCGGACCAGTCGCCGCACTCATGACAAGCAAAGCGCGAGGGGCTCAACTCAAGACCATCCGGCGCGCGCTTGAGGTCGGCATCAACTGGTTCGATACGGCTGCGACCTACGGGGATGGCCATTCTGAAACCAATCTTGGCGCGGCACTGCGTGAACTCGGCGCTCTGGAGAAAGTGCACATCGCCACCAAAGTGCGCCTGACGGAACAGCAACTCGGTAATGTTGGCGAAGCAGTGAAGTCCTCCGTTGCCGCCAGCTTGAAACGGCTTGGCGTTCCGCGCATCACGCTCATTCAACTCCACAATTCCATCACGCCAAACCGTGGCGACCAGCCGACTTCAATCACTCCACGTGATGTGCTGAGAAAGGCTAGTGTCCTTGACGCATTCCTGAAGTTGAAAGCCGACGGCATCGTCGAGAATTTCGGCCTGACCGGACTGGGCGACGGGTTGTCAATCCGCGAGGTGATTGCCGAGGGAGATTGGACGACGCTCCAGGTTCCATTCCATATCCTCGGACCGCGCCGTTCTGAAGGTGATTGGATAGCGACCTGTGCCCAACGAGGGATTGCGGTGCTGGCCATCCGCGTTTTTGCCGGCGGCGCGCTCGTCGGACAACCACCCAGCGCCCACACGCTGCAAACGAAATTCTTCCCGCTCGAACTTTACCAGCGCGATCAGCATCGTGCCGCGCAATTGGCAGCGTTACTGCCGCCCGGCACGAGCCTCAAGGAAGCGTCCATTCGTTACGTGCTTGGGGATGCACAAATCTCAACGGCGTTGATCGGCTTCGCCGGCCCAGAACAACTTGATGAAGCCGTTGGTTTCGCACAAGCAGGTCCGCTTCCTCCAGCGTTGCTGGAAAACCTTTTCGCATGA
- a CDS encoding NADH:flavin oxidoreductase, translating into MAADFKLTRIPTLKTVADFRNQVAALGIQLPCEDEIFLGNASPLAQPIEGITINGKRINNRWAIQPMEGWDGTTTGGATDEVRRRWQRFGESGAKTIYGGEAMAVRPDGRANPNQLVIIEQNQRDFAELREILLKAHRERFGNADDVVIGFQLTHSGRFCKPNDKFRLEPRVAYRHPILDRRFNVTSDAQVFSDAEIDRLIEDYVRAARIAWEVGADFVDLKHCHGYLLHEFLGAHARPGKFGGSFENRTRILREIVSGIRASGNKVELGVRLSAFDFVPFKPDPALSHPGKLGPGIPEDFSHCLPYRYGFGVNANNPVEYDLTEAFQFAEQCAQLGVKILNLSAGSPYYNPHIQRPAAYPPSDGYQPPEDPLVGVARQINVVRQVKEHLVKIRDPKSEIRNPVVIGTAYSYLQEYLPHVAQYAVRHGWTDMIGLGRMVLAYPAILADALAKGELEKRSICRTFSDCTTAPRNGLISGCYPLDKYYTSKPEFDRLKELKKKVGA; encoded by the coding sequence ATGGCCGCCGATTTCAAGCTGACGCGCATTCCGACACTCAAGACTGTTGCCGACTTTCGCAACCAGGTCGCAGCACTTGGCATTCAACTGCCGTGTGAAGATGAAATCTTTTTGGGAAATGCGTCACCCCTTGCACAACCAATCGAGGGGATAACCATCAACGGCAAACGCATCAACAATCGCTGGGCGATTCAACCGATGGAAGGTTGGGACGGCACGACGACTGGTGGCGCGACGGATGAGGTGCGTCGTCGCTGGCAGCGCTTCGGCGAGAGCGGCGCGAAGACGATTTACGGTGGCGAAGCGATGGCTGTGCGCCCGGATGGTCGCGCAAATCCGAACCAGCTCGTCATAATCGAGCAGAACCAGCGCGACTTTGCGGAGTTGCGGGAGATTTTGCTGAAGGCGCATCGCGAGCGTTTCGGCAACGCGGACGACGTGGTCATCGGCTTTCAACTCACGCATTCGGGTCGGTTCTGCAAACCGAATGACAAGTTTCGCCTTGAGCCGCGAGTTGCCTATCGTCATCCGATCCTTGACCGAAGATTCAATGTCACGAGCGATGCGCAAGTCTTCAGCGATGCGGAGATCGATCGACTCATTGAAGATTATGTCCGAGCTGCCCGCATTGCGTGGGAGGTCGGCGCAGATTTCGTGGACCTCAAGCATTGCCACGGTTATCTGCTGCATGAGTTTCTCGGAGCACACGCGCGGCCTGGTAAATTCGGCGGCAGCTTCGAGAACCGGACGCGAATTCTGCGCGAGATCGTGTCGGGGATTCGTGCGAGCGGGAACAAGGTTGAACTTGGCGTGCGCCTGAGCGCATTTGACTTTGTGCCGTTCAAACCTGATCCGGCGTTGTCGCACCCCGGCAAACTTGGGCCAGGTATTCCGGAGGATTTCTCTCATTGCCTGCCTTATCGGTACGGTTTTGGCGTGAACGCGAACAATCCGGTGGAGTATGATTTGACCGAAGCGTTTCAGTTCGCGGAGCAGTGTGCGCAACTCGGCGTGAAGATTTTGAACCTCAGCGCGGGTTCGCCTTACTACAATCCGCACATCCAGCGGCCCGCCGCGTATCCGCCGAGCGACGGTTATCAACCGCCGGAAGACCCGCTGGTCGGCGTGGCGAGGCAGATCAATGTCGTGCGACAAGTGAAGGAACACCTTGTCAAAATCCGAGATCCGAAATCCGAAATCCGAAATCCAGTCGTGATCGGGACGGCTTACAGTTACTTGCAGGAATACCTGCCGCATGTGGCGCAATATGCCGTGCGCCATGGCTGGACGGACATGATTGGGCTGGGGCGAATGGTGCTGGCATATCCGGCGATTCTGGCGGATGCGTTGGCGAAGGGGGAGTTAGAAAAAAGATCCATTTGCCGGACGTTCAGCGATTGCACCACCGCGCCGCGGAATGGCCTCATCAGTGGCTGCTACCCGTTAGACAAATATTACACGAGCAAGCCGGAATTCGATCGGCTAAAGGAACTGAAGAAAAAAGTTGGGGCGTGA
- a CDS encoding metallophosphoesterase, which yields MFLLRLGIVALLVTTGGFISTRAAAAQTNLLFGITNEWRYWQAGSLDASNWTAFDFDDSSWASGPALLFVETAPLPAPKNTPLTLGAATYYFRTHFTATSAPPDSVLVFSNLIDDGAVFYLNGVEIQRLGMPAGPVVYETLSSRVVGDASAYDVFGLSGDTLTNLVNGDNVLAVEVHQQATNSSDIVLGSAASLVSGISARVTRGPYLQSASPTSLVVRWRTDVATGGRVRFGTNLAELISQADVNTASTEHEVNLTGLRPNTKYFYAVGTVSTNLAGGDTNHFFTTPPIPGTRKPTRIWVIGDSGTGNANQINVRNAYEKFTAGRDTDLWLMLGDNAYDSGTDREYQTAVFNIYANLLRKTVLWSTLGNHETAQATAFTDNYPYFNIFTFPKNGEAGGLASGTEHYYSFNYANIHFVCLDSMTANRATNGAMATWLTNDLADVTADWIIAFWHHPPYSKGSHNSDAEIELIQMRRNFLPILEAYGVDLVLSGHSHCYERSFLLDSHYGQSSTLSTTNKLNAGSGRESGSGVYTKPAGGPASHQGAVYAVVGSSGQISGGSLNHPAMYISLNNLGSLVLDISGNRLDAKFIRENGTTNDFFTIQKLNDPPNPPVLIAPLDCAVEVPTPPELTVNVSDPETNDLAVTFYGREGTTTNPFAVLGTVAGVPSGNNASLAWTNLARGTLYEWQVSVSDGTNIVSGPIWHFTSTTNYPPSANNLAALIHADTPRPLKLHGSDPEDAVLTYQLFSLPGHGLITGFDPIKGKCTYTAAHGYAGPDHFIFRVFDGLMFSEPATFSLNVFNPPDVLPNGVSAGWMTKHGLTNPDGDEDRDGVGNAAEYWANTDPRDAGSSLRILSARMDEQRRFILTWTSVGGTRYRISRVEPDANGDLGGGFQSIERSAAEEIDPTPLGQPSTQSFTDDGAAMARFYRVEVVQ from the coding sequence ATGTTTTTGCTCCGACTTGGAATCGTCGCCTTGCTGGTCACAACCGGCGGATTCATCTCTACGCGTGCCGCCGCCGCGCAGACCAATCTTCTGTTCGGCATCACCAACGAGTGGCGTTATTGGCAAGCCGGCAGTCTGGATGCCAGCAACTGGACTGCGTTCGATTTTGACGATTCGTCTTGGGCGTCCGGACCAGCACTGCTGTTCGTTGAAACAGCGCCGTTACCGGCGCCCAAAAACACGCCGCTGACACTGGGTGCCGCGACGTATTATTTCCGCACGCACTTTACGGCGACCAGCGCGCCACCGGACAGCGTGCTGGTCTTCTCAAACCTCATTGATGATGGTGCCGTGTTTTATTTGAACGGCGTCGAAATCCAGCGCCTCGGCATGCCGGCGGGCCCGGTGGTTTATGAGACGCTGAGTTCGCGAGTGGTGGGAGATGCGTCCGCGTACGATGTATTCGGATTGTCCGGTGATACGCTGACGAACCTGGTAAATGGCGACAATGTTCTGGCGGTGGAAGTGCATCAGCAGGCGACGAACAGTTCCGACATTGTGTTGGGTTCGGCGGCGAGTCTGGTAAGCGGGATTTCAGCCCGGGTCACGCGCGGACCTTACTTGCAAAGCGCCTCACCCACGAGCCTCGTGGTTCGCTGGCGGACAGACGTGGCCACCGGCGGTCGCGTCCGCTTCGGTACAAACCTCGCCGAGTTGATTTCGCAGGCGGACGTCAACACGGCATCCACTGAACACGAGGTAAACTTGACGGGATTGCGGCCCAACACAAAGTACTTTTATGCCGTCGGCACGGTGAGCACCAACCTCGCGGGCGGTGACACGAATCATTTCTTCACCACGCCGCCGATTCCGGGCACACGCAAGCCGACACGCATCTGGGTCATCGGCGATTCGGGCACGGGCAACGCGAACCAGATCAACGTCCGGAACGCCTACGAAAAATTCACGGCCGGACGTGACACGGATTTGTGGTTGATGCTCGGGGACAACGCCTACGACAGCGGCACGGATCGCGAATACCAAACCGCTGTGTTTAATATTTACGCCAACCTGCTGCGTAAAACGGTCTTGTGGTCCACTCTTGGCAACCATGAGACTGCCCAGGCCACCGCGTTCACCGACAACTATCCTTACTTCAATATTTTCACATTTCCCAAGAACGGGGAAGCCGGCGGCCTGGCGTCCGGGACGGAACATTATTACTCGTTCAATTACGCGAACATCCACTTCGTCTGCCTGGACTCGATGACGGCGAATCGCGCGACCAACGGCGCCATGGCCACCTGGCTTACCAACGATCTCGCAGATGTGACGGCAGATTGGATCATCGCCTTCTGGCATCATCCGCCTTACAGCAAGGGTTCACACAACTCGGACGCTGAAATTGAGTTGATCCAGATGCGGCGCAATTTCTTGCCGATCCTCGAGGCGTATGGCGTGGATTTGGTGTTGAGCGGACACAGCCATTGTTATGAAAGGTCGTTCCTGCTGGACAGTCATTATGGACAATCGTCCACGCTCTCCACCACCAATAAATTGAACGCCGGCAGCGGGCGCGAATCAGGCAGCGGCGTGTACACTAAGCCCGCCGGCGGTCCGGCTTCGCATCAGGGCGCGGTCTATGCGGTGGTCGGAAGTTCCGGGCAGATCAGCGGCGGCTCGTTGAACCATCCGGCGATGTACATTTCGTTGAACAATCTTGGTTCACTCGTCCTTGACATCTCGGGCAACCGGCTTGATGCAAAGTTCATTCGCGAGAACGGCACCACCAATGACTTCTTCACGATCCAGAAACTGAACGATCCACCGAATCCGCCGGTGTTGATCGCTCCGCTTGACTGCGCGGTGGAAGTGCCCACACCACCGGAGTTGACGGTGAATGTTTCCGATCCGGAGACGAATGATCTAGCCGTGACGTTTTACGGCCGGGAAGGCACGACGACGAACCCCTTTGCCGTGCTCGGCACTGTGGCCGGAGTTCCTTCCGGCAACAATGCTTCGCTCGCGTGGACAAATCTCGCCCGTGGCACTCTGTACGAGTGGCAGGTCAGTGTGAGTGATGGAACAAACATTGTCAGCGGACCGATTTGGCATTTCACCTCCACCACGAATTACCCGCCCAGCGCCAACAACCTGGCCGCTCTGATCCACGCAGATACACCGCGACCGTTGAAATTGCACGGCAGTGATCCCGAGGATGCCGTGTTGACATACCAACTCTTTTCGCTGCCGGGACACGGCCTGATCACCGGTTTTGATCCTATAAAGGGCAAATGCACTTACACGGCAGCGCACGGCTATGCTGGGCCGGATCACTTCATCTTCCGCGTTTTTGACGGGTTGATGTTCAGTGAGCCGGCGACTTTCTCACTTAATGTATTCAATCCGCCCGATGTATTGCCCAACGGAGTTTCCGCCGGTTGGATGACCAAACACGGCCTCACGAATCCGGACGGCGACGAGGATCGTGATGGCGTCGGCAACGCGGCGGAATACTGGGCCAACACCGATCCACGCGATGCCGGCTCGAGCCTGAGGATTCTCAGCGCGCGAATGGATGAGCAAAGGCGCTTCATTCTGACTTGGACCTCCGTCGGCGGCACGCGTTACCGGATCAGCCGAGTCGAACCTGATGCCAACGGCGACCTCGGAGGCGGCTTCCAATCCATTGAACGGAGTGCTGCCGAAGAAATCGACCCGACGCCATTGGGGCAGCCGTCCACTCAAAGCTTCACTGATGATGGCGCGGCCATGGCGCGCTTCTACCGCGTCGAGGTCGTCCAGTGA